In the genome of Rhodoferax fermentans, one region contains:
- a CDS encoding KilA-N domain-containing protein encodes MKNRIINVKGAEVTIATRHEQDYISLTDMVRNFDGGSALIEQWLKNKDTVLFLGVWEQLNNPGFNSLEFEGIKNEAGRNSFFLSAKKWIEATGAVGLHAKAGRYGGTYAHKDIAFEFGSWLSPEFKLYLIKEFQRLKDEESRATSLEWSFQRTLAKVNYKIHTDAIKERLIPPLLTPKQTSVIYASEADLLNVAMFGITAAQWRQANPDQSGNMRDAATLEQLVVLSNLESINAVLIHQGLAAPERLAQLNSIAITQMRSLVGISEIKQLSGPRANKGRA; translated from the coding sequence ATGAAGAATCGCATTATCAACGTCAAAGGGGCCGAAGTCACCATCGCCACCCGGCACGAGCAGGACTACATCTCGCTCACCGACATGGTGAGGAACTTTGACGGAGGCAGCGCCTTGATTGAGCAATGGCTCAAAAACAAGGACACCGTGTTGTTCTTGGGCGTGTGGGAGCAGCTCAACAACCCAGGATTTAATTCCCTCGAATTCGAGGGAATTAAAAATGAGGCTGGGCGCAACAGCTTCTTCCTGTCGGCCAAGAAGTGGATCGAGGCCACCGGCGCCGTCGGCCTGCATGCCAAGGCTGGGCGGTATGGCGGAACCTATGCCCACAAGGACATCGCCTTCGAGTTCGGCTCCTGGTTGAGCCCGGAGTTCAAGCTCTACCTCATCAAGGAGTTCCAGCGCCTCAAGGATGAGGAGTCCCGCGCCACCTCCTTGGAGTGGAGTTTTCAGCGCACCTTGGCAAAGGTCAACTACAAGATTCACACCGACGCCATCAAAGAACGTCTGATTCCGCCGCTTCTCACGCCGAAGCAGACCAGCGTCATCTACGCCAGCGAAGCCGACTTGCTGAACGTTGCAATGTTCGGCATCACGGCGGCCCAGTGGCGGCAGGCCAACCCAGACCAGAGTGGGAACATGCGCGACGCGGCCACCCTTGAGCAACTGGTGGTGCTATCCAACCTCGAAAGCATCAATGCGGTGCTAATTCATCAAGGGCTGGCTGCCCCCGAACGGCTGGCGCAGTTGAACTCCATTGCCATCACGCAGATGCGGTCGCTGGTGGGTATCAGTGAGATCAAGCAGCTAAGTGGCCCCAGGGCCAACAAGGGGCGTGCTTGA